The Candidatus Nomurabacteria bacterium genome includes a region encoding these proteins:
- a CDS encoding heavy metal translocating P-type ATPase, with the protein MEHTNHTSHEHHNHDQHAGHDPDMFKKKFWLSFILTIPVLAYSQTIQEILSFTAPSFPGSQWIPTALGTFIFLYGGLVFLKSAKAELAAKQPGMMTLISMAILVAFGYSIAVSLHIVDGMEFWWEVSTLITIMLLGHWLEMASVQNAQGALHELAKLLPDEAELVAKDGTKVVSVASLKVGDVVLVRPGAIIPADGIVVKGESSVNEAMLTGESTAVNKNVKSLVIGGAINGTGALTIKVTKVGDDTALAGIMKLVADAQKSKSKTQIVADRAAFYLTFIALGAALVTAISWALFSDKSASFILERVVTVLVIACPHALGLAIPLVTAISTTLAAKNGLLIREHIAFESARNIDVVLFDKTGTLTKGEQGVVDIISDSRKSNDVLVLAAAVEQESEHPIARAIVSYAKHQKIKITDAKNFTALSGRGAKASINGRHVHVGGPQLIKELHVKVSDELQARIHKADADGMTAVYILEDGVVIGAVLLADVIRPESSNAVSLLQKNGKRVALLTGDANGVAKWVSKELGINEYYAEVLPEYKAGVVQKLQVDGSKVIMVGDGVNDAPALTQADVGIAIGAGTDVAIESAGIVLVSSDPRGVNKIIVLSKAAYKKMVQNLVWATGYNAIAIPLAAGITYSAGFVLSPAIGAILMSLSTIIVAVNAQLLRRIAL; encoded by the coding sequence GTGGAACACACTAATCACACGAGCCACGAACACCATAATCATGACCAACATGCTGGTCATGATCCGGATATGTTCAAGAAAAAGTTTTGGCTTAGCTTTATTCTAACGATTCCCGTACTCGCATATTCACAAACAATACAAGAAATCCTTAGCTTTACAGCACCATCGTTCCCGGGCAGTCAGTGGATTCCAACAGCTTTAGGCACGTTCATCTTTTTGTACGGTGGACTCGTATTTCTCAAGAGCGCAAAGGCCGAATTAGCAGCGAAACAGCCTGGTATGATGACACTTATATCAATGGCGATACTTGTGGCTTTTGGGTATAGCATTGCAGTAAGTTTGCACATTGTTGATGGTATGGAATTTTGGTGGGAGGTATCAACGCTTATTACAATTATGTTACTTGGACATTGGCTAGAAATGGCTTCGGTCCAGAACGCACAAGGCGCATTGCATGAACTTGCCAAACTACTACCAGACGAAGCTGAACTCGTTGCAAAAGATGGTACAAAAGTAGTGTCGGTTGCCAGTTTAAAGGTTGGGGACGTTGTATTAGTACGCCCTGGCGCAATAATTCCAGCAGATGGCATAGTTGTGAAGGGTGAATCTAGCGTTAATGAAGCTATGCTTACTGGTGAATCTACAGCAGTAAACAAGAATGTGAAATCACTAGTTATTGGTGGTGCCATAAATGGGACTGGAGCACTAACAATAAAAGTTACTAAAGTAGGCGATGATACTGCATTGGCTGGAATCATGAAACTTGTAGCTGATGCCCAAAAGAGCAAATCAAAAACACAGATAGTTGCAGATAGAGCCGCCTTTTATTTGACGTTTATTGCTTTGGGAGCAGCATTAGTAACAGCGATTAGTTGGGCATTATTTAGTGATAAGTCTGCTTCATTTATTTTAGAACGAGTCGTTACAGTGCTTGTTATTGCATGTCCGCATGCACTTGGATTAGCTATTCCGTTAGTCACAGCTATATCTACAACCCTTGCAGCAAAGAATGGCTTGCTCATACGGGAGCATATAGCCTTTGAATCGGCTAGGAATATTGACGTCGTACTGTTTGATAAAACAGGAACACTTACTAAAGGTGAGCAAGGTGTCGTTGATATTATTTCCGACAGCAGGAAGAGCAACGATGTACTAGTTTTAGCAGCTGCTGTTGAGCAAGAGTCTGAGCATCCAATTGCTCGTGCGATTGTAAGCTATGCCAAACATCAAAAAATTAAAATTACCGACGCTAAAAACTTTACTGCGCTTTCTGGCCGTGGTGCAAAAGCATCAATTAATGGTAGGCACGTACACGTTGGTGGCCCGCAATTAATCAAAGAGCTTCATGTAAAAGTCAGCGACGAGTTGCAAGCACGTATACATAAAGCTGATGCCGACGGTATGACGGCCGTATACATACTAGAAGATGGGGTAGTGATAGGTGCAGTATTGCTCGCTGATGTGATACGTCCAGAATCTAGCAATGCTGTAAGCTTGCTGCAGAAAAATGGTAAACGCGTAGCGCTACTTACTGGTGATGCTAATGGTGTTGCGAAATGGGTATCAAAAGAACTTGGTATTAATGAATATTATGCAGAAGTACTACCCGAGTATAAGGCAGGTGTTGTTCAAAAATTACAGGTAGATGGCAGTAAAGTAATAATGGTAGGTGATGGTGTAAATGATGCCCCAGCATTAACTCAGGCAGATGTTGGTATTGCCATAGGTGCAGGCACAGACGTAGCTATTGAATCAGCTGGCATAGTACTTGTAAGTAGTGATCCGCGAGGAGTCAACAAGATTATAGTACTGTCTAAAGCTGCATATAAAAAAATGGTACAAAATCTTGTTTGGGCAACAGGATACAACGCAATTGCCATACCGCTGGCTGCAGGTATTACATATTCTGCGGGGTTTGTTTTATCACCAGCTATAGGGGCAATACTTATGTCATTATCTACTATCATAGTTGCCGTTAACGCACAGTTGCTGAGACGAATTGCATTATAA